The DNA window ACCTTTTCAGATTGCTAAGAGCTCAGAAAAACCGTTTTGGTTCTACTCAAGAAATAGGAATTTATGAAATGGTGACTCAAGGTTTAAAAGAAATTAAAAATCCTTCGGAAATCTTAATCACCAAAAAATTTGAAGAACTTTCTGGGAATGCAGTTGCCGTTACTTTGGAAGGAAACAGGCCTATGCTTCTAGAAATTCAAGCTTTGGTTTCCACTGCTGTTTACGGAACTCCTCAACGTAGCTGTACTGGTTTTGATAGCAAAAGATTAAATATGCTTCTTGCTGTTTTAGAAAAACGCGCAGGTTTTATGTTGGGCGCAAAAGACGTTTTCCTGAACATTACCGGTGGAATAAAAACTGATGATCCTGCACTTGATTTGGCGGTAATTGCAGCTGTTTTAAGCAGCAACGAAGATTTAGCTATTTCGGAGAAATATTGTTTTGCAGGTGAAATAGGTTTGAGTGGAGAAATTAGACCGATTCCTCAAATTGAGCAAAGAATTTCGGAAGCTGAAAAATTGGGTTACGAAAAGATTTTTGTTTCCAACCTCAACAAAATTCCTAAAAGAAAATTCGGGATTAGAATAGAAGAAGTGAGTAAAATAGAAGAGTTCCACGAAAAACTTTTTTAAAGAATTCTAAAAATGAAAAAATATTTTCTTTATTGGCTTTTCATTCCAATTTTTACAATAATTTGTGGAGTATTAATTGGGTATCTAGATTTTTATATAATTTCTCCAAAATTACCATTTCCAGATGCTTGTACCTATCATTCTCCAGAAGCAGGAACTCCTCCATTTTGGATGAAATTTTTATATATGGATAACATTATGCATCATGTAGGCCCTGAACCAAATAGTAATCATTTAATTATTTTTATTATAGTCAGTATTATTCTCGGCATTATATTTTCGAGACTTGTAATTAATAATTTTTTTAAATTTGAAAATAATAATTAATAACTTTAATAGACAATTCTAGACTAAATGAATTTCCTTGCACATACTTACCTTTCTTTTACCGACGAGCAAATCGTGGGGAATTTGATTGGTGATTTCATCAAAAATAAAAGTCGAAATCACTTATCAGACGGAATTCAGCAAGGAATTACTTTGCATAGAGCTATTGATGCTTTTACGGATGTTCACCCAAAAGTTTTAGAAGCGAAAACCGTTTTTCAACCGATTGTGAGGTTGTATTCTGGTGCTTTTGTAGATGTGGTTTTTGATTATTTTTTAGCCAATGATAAAAATGTAAAATCTGCCAAAGAATGGCGGGATTTTACCGCTCATGTTTACCAAGTTCTCAATAAATATGAAGCCATTCTACCTGAAAATTTCAGAAAAGTACTTCCTAGAATGGAAAAAGACAATTGGCTCTATAATTATCGTTTTGATTGGGGAATGGAATACAGCATTAATAATGTCTTGAATAAAGCAAAATATCTGGACAATTCTATTCCTGTATATGGATTTTTCCAGCATCACAAAGAGTTTTTGCGCTCTTGCTACGAAGAATTTTTCCCAGATTTACATCAGTTCTGTATCTCTCTGAATGATAATTTTAAAAAATCTGATACAGATATCGATCCGGATAGTTTAGTTTAGAACTTTTTCGTTCGCCATTTACAATAATGTGCACTATGTTCATTTGATCATCAAAAAAACTATACAATAAACTCACTGCGGTTTCTACTTTCTTAGGAATTTCTGTCGCTTCAGATTCTAAATAAACATTTACAGATTCTTTATCCTCTTCAAAACCTAAATAATTGATTTTCAGGAATTTATTATTTGATTTCAATTTAAAATATTCTGCAAAATAATTTTCTAGAGCTTGGTCTAATCCTGCTTTACTTTTTTCCTCGCCAAAGTGTAACGTTTTATTATACTTAGCATTAAGACTATTTTCTAAATCGTCTAAGAAAAATTTGGCAGAAATCTCAAAAGTTTTGGTTTTAGCATTATAATTAATTTCCACCGAACCTACATGATAAGGATGAATAGGTTTCGCCGAAACTACAAAAGTCAACAAAAAAGTAAAAAGTAAGAAGAATTTTTTCATGCGTTCATTATTTCAAAATCCGTTCCGAAATTAATCATTATTTTCGTAACTCAAATTTTAAAACATGCAAGATTTTTTATTTTATTTACAATTAGGTTGGGAACACATCATCTCAAAAGACGCTTTAGATCATCAATTATTTATTTTGGCACTCATTGCTATTTTCAGTTTTAGAGATTGGAAAAAAGTTTTAATTCTAGTAACTGCTTTTACGATTGGGCATTCTTTGACCTTGGTTTTAAGCGCATTAGATGTATTCAGATTTCCTTCTGATTGGGTAGAATTTTTAATTCCTTGCACTATCGTCTTCACTGCTTTAGACAACATTATTTTTTCTAAAAACGAGAAAAAACTCATTCAACTGAATTATTATTTAGCTTTATTATTCGGTTTAATTCACGGAATGGGATTTGCCAATTCTGTAAGAATGATGCTCGCAAGTGAACAAGATATTACTTTACCGTTATTTGGATTTAACGTGGGACTTGAACTAGGGCAAATTATAGTAGTAGCTATCGCACTATTTATACATTACATTTTCTCGGAAGTTCTGAAACTTTCTAATAAAATTTGGATTTACATTATATCTGTTCCTATCTTCATTTTTGCACTAAAAATGGCTTTAGAAAGGATTCCTTAACCAATTTTATCTGCATAAAACTACGTTAACAGTTATTTTTTGTAAAAAAACACGCTCAGTTGTAACAAATTTTTATATTTGTTGACAAATCGATAAAAATTAAAAATTTACAATGAAAAAAGTTCTAAGTATTTTTGTTTTTCTTTACGCTTTCGTAAGTACTTCCGCCCAAAATCACCAGAATAATCCTGGGAGCAATCATGGGAATAAATTCGAGCAATTAGGAACCATTTTACCTACGCCAAACAGTTACAGAACTGCTTCTGGAGCACCTGGTCATGAATATTGGCAACAACGTGCTGATTATGAAATCAATGCATATCTAGACGAGGAAAAACTTAACTTAAAAGGCTCAGAAACAATTACTTATTACAACAACTCACCAGACGAATTAGAATATCTTTGGTTACAATTAGATGAGAATGACACCAGCAACACTAAAGATGCTGGTTATCAATCTTCTTCTACTCTAGCTAAACAAATTTCATCTGATAGATTAAAAGCTACTGAATTACCCGTAAAAGATAATGGTTTCGGGATTAATTTAGAAAAAGTAACAGATGCGAATGGTAATGCGCTTTCTTATGTGGTTAATAAAACCATGATGAGAATAGATTTACCTAAAAAATTAAAAAAAGGGGAAACTTTTAAATTTAAAATCGATTGGAATTATAACATTCCAGATAGAATGAAGCAAGGAGGAAGAGGCGGTTATGAATTCTTCCCAGAAGATGGCAACCACCTTTTTACCATGACACAATGGTATCCTAGACTTTGTGTATATTCGGACAATCAAGGTTGGCAAAATCACCAATTTACAGGTCGTGGAGAATTCACCCTTACTTTTGGAAATTTCAAAGTAAAAATGAATGTTCCTGCTGATCATATTGTAGCTTCTACAGGTTCTGGAAAAAATTTCTCAGAAGTTTTAACCGCTGAACAATTTGCAAGATGGCAAAAAGCGCAAAATACTAAAGAACCAATAGAAATCGTTACACTAGATGAAGCTAAAAAAGCAGAAAAATCTAAATCAAAAAACAGAAAAACTTGGACTTTCGAAGCAGAAAATGTAAGAGATTTCGCTTGGACTTCTTCTAGAAAATTTATTTGGGACGCAATGCCTCAATTGATTGAAGAAAATAATAATAAAGTAATGTGTATGAGTCTTTATCCTAAAGAAGCATACAATTTATACAGAAAATATTCTACTAAAGCAGTAGCTCATACGATTAAAACATATTCAGAATTCACGATTCCATATCCATATCCAGTAGCTCAATCTATAGAAGCATCAAACGGTATGGAATATCCTATGATTTGTTTCAACTACGGTAGAACAGAAAAAGACGGAACCTATTCAGAAGGAATTAAAAACGGAATGATTGGAGTAATCATCCACGAAGTAGGACATAATTTTTTCCCAATGATTATCAATTCAGACGAAAGACAATGGTCTTGGATGGATGAAGGTCTTAATACTTTTGTAGAATATCTTACCGAAGAACTTTGGGATAATAAATTCCCTTCAAGAAGAGGACCAGCTCACACCATTGTGAACTACATGAAATTGCCAAAAGACCAATTAGAGCCTATCATGACCAACTCTGAAAACATTATTCATTTCGGTCCGAATGCTTACGCAAAACCTGCAACTGGTCTTAATATTTTGAGAGAAACCATCATGGGAAGAGAACTTTTTGACAAAGCTTTCAAGACATATTCTAAAAGATGGGCGTTCAGACATCCAGAACCTGCAGATTTATTCAGAACGATGGAAGATGCGTCTGGAGAAGATTTAGATTGGTTCTGGAGAGGATGGTTCTACAGCACAGATGCAGTAGATATCGCCATAGACAAAGTTACTGTTGCAACTCCAGATTTTGATGGGAAACCTCAGGCTAGAGATTTTAAATACAAAGTAGACGAACCAGAAGTAAATGACTTCGAAGATATTTCTAAAATCAGAAATAAAGAAGATAAGAAAATTACTTTCAAAACTGATGAAGACCAATCTTTAAGAGATTTCTACTGGAGATACGCAAGAGGTTTAGAAAAAGTAGACACTCAAAAAGAATACACCATAAAAGGTGACGCTCCGAAAAATCTTGACACTAAAGAAAGAGAAAGTCTAAAAAATATCACAGGCTACCAAATTGACTTCTCTAACAAAGGAGGAATGGTAATGCCTCTTATTTTAGAATTCACTTTCGAAGATGGAACTAAATTAAATGACAAAATCCCAGCGCAAATCTGGAGATCAGACGAGAAAAAAGTTTCTAAAACATACTATTTTGACAAAAAATTAAAGTCAATTCAATTAGACCCAATGTTAGAAACTGCCGATATTGACACCACTAATAACCTATGGACCGCTGATAAAGTTACACCAGAAAGCACTTCTAAATTCCAAGTGTTCAAACAGAACCAAGAAAACAGAAGAAGAGGAGCTGCTGCTGGAATGGTAAACCCAATGCAAGCCGCAGGAAAGAAAAATTAAACCTTAAATAATTGATATAACCCTGAAGCCACTCACAAAATTGAGTGGCTTTTTTCTGCCAAAATTTCACTCCAATTTGAGAAAAATCTGCCAAATTATCTCTCAATTTTCAATTTATAATGCAGAATTGCCATTGGCACAAAATTGGAGAATTCCATCACAGAAAATTTAAAAATAATTATACATATGTCAGTAAATTTTAAACCATTAGCAGACAGAGTTTTAGTAGAACCTGTACAAGCAGAAACTAAAACAGCTTCAGGAATCATTATCCCTGATACCGCAAAAGAAAAACCACAAGAAGGAACTGTAGTTGCTGTTGGCAACGGAAAACCAGACGAACCAATGACTGTAAAAGTTGGCGATAGAGTTCTTTACGGTAAATATGCCGGTTCAGAATTAAAACTAGACGGTAAAGATTATTTAATTGTAAGAGAAAGTGATTTATTAGGAATCATTGGCTAATCCAAGAATCAAGAAATTTTAAAAAATTTAAAAATCTAGGCTCTTGTGTCTAGTAACTTAAAATCTAAAAATTATGGCAAAAGAAATTAAATTCGATATTGAATCAAGAGACGCTCTAAAAAGAGGTGTTGATGCATTAGCAAATGCAGTAAAAGTAACTTTAGGTCCTAAAGGAAGAAACGTAGTGATTGAAAAAGCTTTTGGTGCTCCTCACGTAACTAAAGATGGGGTTTCTGTAGCTAAAGAAATTGAGCTAGAAGATAAAGTAGAAAATATGGGTGCTCAAATGGTGAAAGAAGTAGCTTCTAAAACCAATGATATTGCTGGTGACGGAACTACTACTGCTACAGTTTTAGCTCAGGCTATCGTAAGAGAAGGTCTTAAAAACGTAGCTGCTGGTGCTAATCCTATGGATTTAAAAAGAGGAATCGACAAAGCAGTAACTGCTGTTGTAGAAAATCTTAAATCTCAATCTCAATCTGTAGGTGATTCTGCTGAAAAAATCAGACAAGTAGCTTCTATTTCTGCAAATAATGACGATACTATCGGTTCATTAATCGCTGAAGCGTTCTCAAAAGTAGGTAAAGAAGGTGTAATCACTGTAGAAGAAGCAAAAGGTACTGATACTACTGTAGATGTAGTAGAAGGTATGCAATTCGATAGAGGTTACCAATCTCCATATTTCGTAACTAATGCTGAGAAAATGGTGGCTGAATTAGACAATCCTTATATTCTTTTGGTTGAGAAAAAAATCTCTTCAATGAAAGAATTATTACCAGTTCTAGAACCAGTTGCTCAACAAGGAAAATCTCTTTTAATTATTTCTGAAGAAGTAGAAGGCGAAGCTTTAGCAACTTTGGTAGTAAACAAATTAAGAGGTTCTCTTAAAATTGCTGCCGTTAAAGCTCCAGGTTTCGGAGACAGAAGAAAAGCAATGTTAGAAGACATCGCTATCTTAACTGGCGGACAAGTTGTTTCTGAAGAAAGAGGTTTCAATATGGACAATGTTACGATTGAAATGTTAGGTAGAGCAGAAAAAGTAACTATCGATAAAGACAATACAACCATCGTAAACGGAGCTGGTAACGAAGAAGAAATCAAAGGTAGAGTAAACCAAATTAAAGCTCAAATGGAATCTACTACTTCTGATTATGATAAAGAAAAATTGCAAGAAAGATTGGCTAAATTAGCTGGAGGTGTTGCTGTATTGTATGTAGGTGCTGCTTCTGAAGTAGAAATGAAAGAGAAAAAAGACAGAGTTGATGATGCGCTTCACGCAACTAGAGCTGCAGTAGAAGAAGGAATTGTAGCTGGTGGTGGTGTTGCTTTAGTAAGAGCAATTTCTGCACTAGACAACCTTTCTGGAGCTAATCAAGATGAATCTACTGGTATCAAAATCGTGAAAAGAGCCATCGAAGAACCATTGAGACAAATCGTTGCAAATGCAGGTGGTGAAGGTTCTGTAATCGTTGCTAAAGTAGCAGAAGGAAGCGAAGATTTCGGTTATAATGCTAAAACTGATGAATATGTAAATATGCTAGAAGCAGGAATTATAGACCCAACTAAAGTAACCAGAGTTGCTTTAGAAAACGCTGCTTCTGTATCAGGAATGCTATTAACTACAGAATGTGTAATCACAGAAGTACCAAAACCTGAAGGTGCTATGCCACCAATGGGAGGAGGAATGCCAGGAATGATGTAACAGCGTGTCGCTAAAACAATAAATTTTAAAATCCGTTCAAAAAAATTGAACGGATTTTTTTATATAAAATACTATTTATTTTTTATCAAAAATACGGAAAACCGTAATGTGCTTTTTTTTTCCATCTTTATTTTTACAAAAATATTTTACTATGAAAAAATTTATTACATTTTTGAGTATTGTACTTATTGGAGCTAACTTTTTAAATGGACAAACAAAAGAAGAAATAGCACAATCAATAGAAAGAATTGAAAAAATTTCAAAACTTGAATCTCCTAAATCTACTTCTGTAGCATCATTAGATAATTTAACAGTAAATATAGGGGAAGTGGCTTTAGAATCAACTAATATTACTCCTCTTCTGCAAAATTTATATTATAGATCAATTGGTGAGACAAAAGATGGAGTAGCAGATGTAACAATAAAAAAACCTAGTTTAGAAGAATGCAAAGAACTAGCTACAAGAATACTTAAACAAACACAAAAAATACAAGAAATAAGTGCTCTTGTTCCCAATGTTACTAGCGAAACCTCAAGCATTAAAAACCCATTGAAATTACCCAAGATTCTGTCATCTCTAAACTATGCTAAAACGGCAATATCTCTATTAGGAGAAGAGTCTCTTTTCCAAGCTAAAGCTATTAAAAATATAATAGGTACAATATCCTCAGGAAATAATCTATAAATGAAAAAATATTTTATTTTAACTTTTTTACTATTATTAGTACAGTCATTTTTTTCACAACAAGACGAAAGACCTGTTGTAGGTGTTGCTGCATTTACTTGTGATGAAAACCCACGTTTTGTCAAATTAGTTACTGAAAAAGTTGTTGAAATGCTCACTAACACAAAAAGATTCAGGGTCGTTGATAGGACTAGTTCCGATAAAGTAAAAGAGGAATTAGAACTTCAAAAATCAGAAGCTTTTTTAGACAGTAAAAACGTTGTAGAACAAGGCGCAAGTTTAGCTGCAGAAAAAATAATAACTGGTCACATCACGAAAATCCCTGTGTATGCAATAAAAAATTCAGTTGGCGAGATTACTGGATATAAAGCAAGTGTAGCCTTTCAAATGAAAATAGTAGACGTTGCAACTGGCTTGAGTACTGACGCTACAAGTTTTGAAGGAAAAGCAAGTGAATTAATGCTATCAGCAGAAAGTGCTGTACAATACGCAATGAATTCTATTCAGGAAGAAATCAATCAATACTTTAAAATGAATTTCCCTATAAAGGGAAAAATCATAAAAATACTTAACTCTGAAGACACTAAATATATAAAAGTACTTTTGAATATTGGAAAAAATGTTGGACTAAAAATAGGAGACACATTAACTGTAGAATCTATAGAATTAATTGACGGACAAAACTACCCAACAAAAATTGGAACTATTGAAATTGAAAATTTAGCAGGCGAAAGTTTTAGTGAAGCAACTGTTACCAACAAAAAATATTCTCCGATAATTTTATCTAATTTTTCTGAACAAAAGAAGCTAGAATGTACACTAACTATAAAAAAATAAAATGAAATATTATAAACTATTCCTTTTTTGTATTTTCAGTTTTGTGATAAATTGTAAGTCAGCAAACACTATTTCAAACACGCAAATTATTGAATCTACAGAAAATGCTGTCATTATTGATGTAAATGCAAAAAATCCAGAATATATTGCTATTCATCAGTTACTTTTCAGAGGATTTCCAAATAGCAGTCAAACAATCCCATTAATTAATACTTCAGAAACTGAAACTCAAAAAAAATTTCCTGAATATTTCAAAGATTTTTTCCAAGAAAACAGATATAAATCTTTCATTACTTCATCTACTAAAAATTCTAATGGCTCGTATAGAATTATAATTAATTTGAAAGCTATAAGATTAGATTTAGAACAAAACTCAATCATCAGAAAATTCGGTTATTAAAATGACAAATACTAATATTTTTAAGTTTTCATTTATTATATTGTTATTCGCTTTTTTCACTAAAATTGAAGCGCAAACAAATTCTCCTCAAGTGCAAACTGTGCAACCAAAAATTATGGTTATCCCTTATGTAAAAGAAGGTGAAGATTTAAGAACAATTCTTGAAAACGATGTAAACAAAAGAATTGCTTTAACCAAAATAAAAGAAGCTTTTGACTCTCGCGGATTTACAACAGTTGATTTTGTTGCAAAACTAAAATCTGCAAAAGATAATAACATTTTCACTTCAGACAATCAAACAGATGTAAAAGACCAAATAATTCAAATGTCTGGCGCTGATGTTTATGTACAAGCTGAAGTAAACGAAAATCGTTCTGCATCTGGCAATTCTATAAATCTTGTCCTTACAGCTTACGAAGCATCCACAGGAAATTCACTCTCTAATAAAGTAGGTGAAAGTGGAAAATTCTATACTGATGATTTTGCTAAACTCACTACCAAAGCTGCAGAAAGTATTTCGCAAGATTTTTTAAACGTAATGCAAACCAAATTTACAGATATTGTAAACAACGGTAAATCTGTAAATGTTGATATCAGTTTTTCGCAAGCTTCTGCTACAAAAATGTCTTCTGAAATTGCACCAGAAAACCTGCCACTATCTGACCAAATAGAGCTTTGGATGGAAAAAAATGCTTACAAAAACAACTATCACATTCAAGGAACCACAGATTTAAGAATGATTTTTGATGATGTGAAAATTCCACTAAAAGATAGCACTGGCAAAAATTATAACCCAAATAAATTTGCATTAGAAATTTTTAAATTTTTCAGAAGCTTAAATCTACAAGTTGAAAAAGATATTAAAGGCAATACAATTTACATAACTATTAAATAAAGATTATGAAAAAAACAATATCACTTGTTTTCCTATTTGTATCATTTATTTTCTTTGCTCAAAACAAATCAGATATAGGAAAATTGTATTTGGGAATATCTTTTAATGAAGATCAGTTCAATACTTTTGATCAAAGTATTCTAAAAAAAGTTGAAGGAAAACTCATTCAAATTCTAGCAGAAAACGGAATAGCAGCTTCTGGTTATAACAATGGTCTAATAATAGAGCCTAATATTATAATTAATAATAATGAAATTGTAGAAGGTGGCATGCAAAATATTAATGTTACCAAAATCACACTTCAAATTTTAATAAAACAAGACCAGACTCAGAAAATTTTCGCTTCTCTTTCTAAAGATTTAAAAGGAACAGGAAAAACTACAGATATAGCGATTAATAATGCTATTAATTCTTTGTCTTCTAATGATTCTTCAATTTCAAACTTCATTGAAAAAAGTAAATCAAAAATTAATCAATACTATGAACAAAACTGTAGTTCTATTATTAATAGAGCAAGCTCATTAGAAAAAACTGGACAATATGAAGAAGCTTTAGCGCTAATAATGTCGGTTCCAGAAAGTGCCTCTTGCTATAATAATGCTCAAAATAAAGCATTAGAAACATATAAAAATTATCAAAAGAAAAACTGTAATTCTTTTATAAAACAAGCTCAAGCATCAATTGCTGAAAAAAATTATTCTCTTGCTTTAGAAAATCTCACACAAATTGATAGCACATCACCATGCAACACACAAAGCAATGCGTTAATAAAATCAGTTGAAAATAAAATTTCCGCAGAAGAAAAAAAAGATTTAGACATACTTATGAAATTACACAACGATGCAGTTTCATTAGAAAAAACAAGAATAAATGCAATAAAAGATATCGCTGCTGCTTATTATAAGAGTAAAACTTTACCTAGTCACACTATTATTGTGAAATAGAATTGTGTAAATGCACTTAAAATCCGTTCAAAAAAATTGAACGGATTTTTTATTTCCAAAAAATTTCAAGAAATTAGTAAAATGAAACCATACATCGCCATCAATGCTTCTGCCGGTTCTGGCAAAACCTACACTTTGGTACAAAGAGTGTTGATGATTTGCCTTGAAAATTCTTACCAAAAAGACGCTATTCGTCATATTTTGGCATTGACGTTTACCAATAAAGCAGCCAACGAAATGAAGGAAAGAATTCTTTCTTGGCTCAAAGAATTTACCCAAGAAAACTACGCCGAAAACGATAAATTGCTCGGAATTCAACAAAAATTTGAAGAACAAGGCAAGAAAATTACATTAGACGATTTACACCAGCGTTCGCAAAAAGTGTTGGATTATATTTTGCACAACTATTCTACTTTAAACATCGGCACGATTGATAAATTCAATGCAAAATTGGTGAGAAGTTTTTCTTACGAATTGGGTTTGGCGCAGAATTTCAACCTCGAAATTCAGCCAGAACCTTTCTTGATTGAAGCGGTGGATCAAATGCTCAATAAAATTGGCGAAGACGAACAAATTTCCGAAGCTTTTTTGGATTATGTAAATTACAGTCTCGACCAAAACGAGCGTGTAAACATTAATAAAACTTTGTTAGATTCTGCTAAAGAATTTGTAAACGACAAGCATTATCATTGGCTCGAAGAAAATAAAGATTTCGATTGGAAAGCCTACGAAAACACCAAAAATAACATCAGAAAAGAAATTAAAGAACTTAAAGAAATTTCTAAAAAAATTGCCCAAGATTCTTTAGATTT is part of the Cloacibacterium normanense genome and encodes:
- a CDS encoding acyl carrier protein phosphodiesterase: MNFLAHTYLSFTDEQIVGNLIGDFIKNKSRNHLSDGIQQGITLHRAIDAFTDVHPKVLEAKTVFQPIVRLYSGAFVDVVFDYFLANDKNVKSAKEWRDFTAHVYQVLNKYEAILPENFRKVLPRMEKDNWLYNYRFDWGMEYSINNVLNKAKYLDNSIPVYGFFQHHKEFLRSCYEEFFPDLHQFCISLNDNFKKSDTDIDPDSLV
- a CDS encoding DUF6702 family protein, whose translation is MKKFFLLFTFLLTFVVSAKPIHPYHVGSVEINYNAKTKTFEISAKFFLDDLENSLNAKYNKTLHFGEEKSKAGLDQALENYFAEYFKLKSNNKFLKINYLGFEEDKESVNVYLESEATEIPKKVETAVSLLYSFFDDQMNIVHIIVNGERKSSKLNYPDRYLYQIF
- a CDS encoding HupE/UreJ family protein, producing the protein MQDFLFYLQLGWEHIISKDALDHQLFILALIAIFSFRDWKKVLILVTAFTIGHSLTLVLSALDVFRFPSDWVEFLIPCTIVFTALDNIIFSKNEKKLIQLNYYLALLFGLIHGMGFANSVRMMLASEQDITLPLFGFNVGLELGQIIVVAIALFIHYIFSEVLKLSNKIWIYIISVPIFIFALKMALERIP
- a CDS encoding M1 family metallopeptidase; translated protein: MKKVLSIFVFLYAFVSTSAQNHQNNPGSNHGNKFEQLGTILPTPNSYRTASGAPGHEYWQQRADYEINAYLDEEKLNLKGSETITYYNNSPDELEYLWLQLDENDTSNTKDAGYQSSSTLAKQISSDRLKATELPVKDNGFGINLEKVTDANGNALSYVVNKTMMRIDLPKKLKKGETFKFKIDWNYNIPDRMKQGGRGGYEFFPEDGNHLFTMTQWYPRLCVYSDNQGWQNHQFTGRGEFTLTFGNFKVKMNVPADHIVASTGSGKNFSEVLTAEQFARWQKAQNTKEPIEIVTLDEAKKAEKSKSKNRKTWTFEAENVRDFAWTSSRKFIWDAMPQLIEENNNKVMCMSLYPKEAYNLYRKYSTKAVAHTIKTYSEFTIPYPYPVAQSIEASNGMEYPMICFNYGRTEKDGTYSEGIKNGMIGVIIHEVGHNFFPMIINSDERQWSWMDEGLNTFVEYLTEELWDNKFPSRRGPAHTIVNYMKLPKDQLEPIMTNSENIIHFGPNAYAKPATGLNILRETIMGRELFDKAFKTYSKRWAFRHPEPADLFRTMEDASGEDLDWFWRGWFYSTDAVDIAIDKVTVATPDFDGKPQARDFKYKVDEPEVNDFEDISKIRNKEDKKITFKTDEDQSLRDFYWRYARGLEKVDTQKEYTIKGDAPKNLDTKERESLKNITGYQIDFSNKGGMVMPLILEFTFEDGTKLNDKIPAQIWRSDEKKVSKTYYFDKKLKSIQLDPMLETADIDTTNNLWTADKVTPESTSKFQVFKQNQENRRRGAAAGMVNPMQAAGKKN
- a CDS encoding co-chaperone GroES is translated as MSVNFKPLADRVLVEPVQAETKTASGIIIPDTAKEKPQEGTVVAVGNGKPDEPMTVKVGDRVLYGKYAGSELKLDGKDYLIVRESDLLGIIG
- the groL gene encoding chaperonin GroEL (60 kDa chaperone family; promotes refolding of misfolded polypeptides especially under stressful conditions; forms two stacked rings of heptamers to form a barrel-shaped 14mer; ends can be capped by GroES; misfolded proteins enter the barrel where they are refolded when GroES binds), which translates into the protein MAKEIKFDIESRDALKRGVDALANAVKVTLGPKGRNVVIEKAFGAPHVTKDGVSVAKEIELEDKVENMGAQMVKEVASKTNDIAGDGTTTATVLAQAIVREGLKNVAAGANPMDLKRGIDKAVTAVVENLKSQSQSVGDSAEKIRQVASISANNDDTIGSLIAEAFSKVGKEGVITVEEAKGTDTTVDVVEGMQFDRGYQSPYFVTNAEKMVAELDNPYILLVEKKISSMKELLPVLEPVAQQGKSLLIISEEVEGEALATLVVNKLRGSLKIAAVKAPGFGDRRKAMLEDIAILTGGQVVSEERGFNMDNVTIEMLGRAEKVTIDKDNTTIVNGAGNEEEIKGRVNQIKAQMESTTSDYDKEKLQERLAKLAGGVAVLYVGAASEVEMKEKKDRVDDALHATRAAVEEGIVAGGGVALVRAISALDNLSGANQDESTGIKIVKRAIEEPLRQIVANAGGEGSVIVAKVAEGSEDFGYNAKTDEYVNMLEAGIIDPTKVTRVALENAASVSGMLLTTECVITEVPKPEGAMPPMGGGMPGMM
- a CDS encoding CsgG/HfaB family protein is translated as MKKYFILTFLLLLVQSFFSQQDERPVVGVAAFTCDENPRFVKLVTEKVVEMLTNTKRFRVVDRTSSDKVKEELELQKSEAFLDSKNVVEQGASLAAEKIITGHITKIPVYAIKNSVGEITGYKASVAFQMKIVDVATGLSTDATSFEGKASELMLSAESAVQYAMNSIQEEINQYFKMNFPIKGKIIKILNSEDTKYIKVLLNIGKNVGLKIGDTLTVESIELIDGQNYPTKIGTIEIENLAGESFSEATVTNKKYSPIILSNFSEQKKLECTLTIKK
- a CDS encoding DUF6175 family protein, which translates into the protein MVIPYVKEGEDLRTILENDVNKRIALTKIKEAFDSRGFTTVDFVAKLKSAKDNNIFTSDNQTDVKDQIIQMSGADVYVQAEVNENRSASGNSINLVLTAYEASTGNSLSNKVGESGKFYTDDFAKLTTKAAESISQDFLNVMQTKFTDIVNNGKSVNVDISFSQASATKMSSEIAPENLPLSDQIELWMEKNAYKNNYHIQGTTDLRMIFDDVKIPLKDSTGKNYNPNKFALEIFKFFRSLNLQVEKDIKGNTIYITIK